A region of Fusarium keratoplasticum isolate Fu6.1 chromosome 6, whole genome shotgun sequence DNA encodes the following proteins:
- a CDS encoding Pyr-redox-2 domain-containing protein, whose protein sequence is MASSSRAMMTLSRVGQMAPSSRIATRTLSTVSKASTRPSVAMKLSNSGRIAFRRAYADEAPKPRPGKLRRTLRWTWRFTYLSFGAAVAYTCWVIYDDRHPQEQFQPDPSKKTLVVLGSGWGSVGLLKNLDTENYNVIVVSPRNYFLFTPLLPSCTTGLIEHRSIMEPVRTILRHKKGAVKYYEAEASSVDPDRKVVRIKDNTEGKGPHSETEIPYDMLVIGVGAENATFGIPGVRENSCFLKEIGDAQLIRKKIMDCVERASFKGQSQEEIDRLMHMVVVGGGPTGVEFAGELRDFFEDDIKKLIPDISHRFRVTLIEALPNVLPSFSKQLIEYTENTLREENIDIKLKTMVKRVTADFVEAECVGPDGKKQTLRIPYGLLVWATGNAVRPIVRDLMGKVPAQKESRRGLAVNEYLVVQGTRDIWAVGDCAVAGYAPTAQVASQEGSFLARLFNNMAKTESHESRIKELSSSLNLKQGNSAEVAQEIETLEKQLRRIKDVKPFRYSHQGSLAYIGSEKAVADVPWFNGNIASGGSLTYLFWRSAYLSMCFSTRNRVLVAVDWLKSKAFGRDVSRE, encoded by the exons atggcttcctcctcgcgAGCCATGATGACCCTCTCCCGGGTCGGCCAGATGGCCCCCAGCAGTCGCATTGCGACTCGCACCCTCTCCACCGTCTCCAAGGCCTCCACTCGACCTTCTGTTGCCATGAAGCTGAGCAACTCTGGTCGCATCGCCTTCCGAAGAGCCTACGCCGACGAGGCTCCTAAGCCCAGGCCTGGCAAGCTGCGAAGGACCCTGCGATGGACTTGGCGGTTCACCTACCTCTCCTTCGGCGCTGCTGTTGCCTACACCTGCTGGGTTATCTACGACGACCGTCATCCTCAGGAGCAATTCCAGCCTGATCCCTCTAAGAAGACCCTTGTTGTGCTCG GATCTGGTTGGGGCTCCGTCGGtctcctcaagaacctcgacacCGAGAACTACaatgtcatcgtcgtctctCCCCGCAACTACTTCCTCTTCACTCCCCTGCTGCCTTCGTGCACCACGGGTCTCATTGAGCACCGCTCCATTATGGAGCCCGTTCGCACCATCCTCCGCCACAAGAAGGGCGCCGTTAAGTACTACGAAGCTGAGGCTTCTTCCGTTGACCCTGACCGCAAGGTTGTCAGGATCAAGGACAACACCGAGGGCAAGGGTCCTCACTCTGAGACTGAGATCCCTTATGACATGCTCGTGATTGGTGTTGGCGCCGAGAACGCCACCTTTGGCATTCCCGGTGTTCGTGAGAACAGCTGCTTcctcaaggagattggcgaCGCCCAGCTGATCCGCAAGAAGATCATGGACTGCGTTGAGCGCGCCTCTTTCAAGGGCCAGTCccaggaggagattgaccgCCTCATGCACATGGTCgtggttggtggtggcccTACTGGTGTCGAGTTCGCTGGAGAGCTGCGCGACTTCTTCGAGGAcgacatcaagaagctgATTCCCGATATCAGCCACCGCTTCAGGGTCACCCTCATCGAGGCTCTACCCAACGTTCtcccttccttctccaagcaGCTGATTGAATACACCGAGAACACCCTGCGCGAGGAGAACATTgacatcaagctcaagaccaTGGTCAAGCGCGTCACTGCGGActttgtcgaggccgagtGTGTTGGCCCCGATGGCAAGAAGCAGACCCTTCGTATCCCCTACGGTCTGCTCGTCTGGGCCACTGGCAACGCCGTCCGCCCCATTGTCCGGGACCTCATGGGCAAGGTTCCCGCTCAGAAGGAGTCGCGCCGTGGTCTGGCCGTCAACGAGTACCTGGTTGTCCAGGGCACTCGTGACATCTGGGCTGTTGGTGACTGCGCCGTCGCCGGCTATGCCCCCACCGCCCAGGTCGCTTCCCAGGAGGGTTCTTTCTTGGCCCgtctcttcaacaacatggccaagaccGAGTCTCACGAGAGccgcatcaaggagctcagcagcagcttgaacCTCAAGCAGGGCAACTCGGCCGAGGTCGCCCAGGAGATTGAGACTCTGGAGAAGCAGCTCCGCCGCATCAAGGACGTCAAGCCCTTCAGATACTCTCACCAGGGCAGTCTGGCCTACATTGGCAGCGAGAAGGCTGTCGCCGATGTGCCGTGGTTCAACGGCAACATTGCCAGTGGTGGTAGCCTGACCTACCTGTTCTGGAGGAGTGCCTACCTCTCCATGTGCTTCAGCA CCCGGAATCGTGTCCTTGTCGCTGTGGACTggctcaagtccaaggcctTCGGCCGTGATGTCTCTCGCGAGTAA
- a CDS encoding ATP-dependent RNA helicase DBP2 encodes MSGYEGGYGGGGRGGGGGGGYGGGGYGRDRSDRGDRNGHGGGGYGGRNNGYGNGGGYGGGGGGYGGGGYGGGYGGGGGDRMGGLGAGLKQQEWDVSTLPKFEKSFYKEHEDVANRSDAEVDAFRRKHQMTIAGSNVPKPVETFDEAGFPRYVMDEVKAQGFPAPTAIQSQGWPMALSGRDVVGIAETGSGKTLTYCLPSIVHINAQPLLAPGDGPIVLVLAPTRELAVQIKQEIDKFGRSSRIRNTCVYGGVPKGPQIRDLSRGVEVCIATPGRLIDMLEAGKTNLRRVTYLVLDEADRMLDMGFEPQIRKIISQIRPDRQTLMWSATWPKEVRALATDFLQDFIQVNIGSMDLAANHRITQIVEVVTDMEKRDRMIKHLEKVMENKENKILIFVGTKRVADDITRFLRQDGWPALSIHGDKQQNERDWVLDQFKSAKSPIMVATDVASRGIDVRNITHVLNYDYPNNSEDYIHRIGRTGRAGAKGTAITFFTTDNQKQARDLVNVLQEAKQQIDPRLVEMTRYGGGGGRGYGGWGRGRGGGRANANNMPIGNRRW; translated from the exons ATGTCTGGCTACGAAGGCGGATACGGCGGTGGTGgtcgcggcggcggcggcggcggcggctacggtggtggtggctaCGGCCGTGATCGCAGTGATCGCGGTGACCGCAATGGTcacggtggtggtggttaCGGAGG CCGAAACAACGGATACGGCAACGGTGGTGGCtatggcggcggcggtggtggttacggtggtggtggttatGGAGGCGGCtacggaggcggcggcggcgaccGCATGGGCGGCCTCGGCGCTGGCCTCAAGCAACAGGAGTGGG ATGTTTCCACCCTGCCCAAGTTCGAGAAGTCTTTCTACAAGGAGCACGAAGACGTCGCGAACCGATCTGACGCCGAGGTTGATGCCTTCCGTCGCAAGCACCAGATGACGATTGCCGGCAGCAACGTCCCCAAGCCCGTCGAGACCTTCGACGAGGCTGGTTTCCCCCGATATGTCATggatgaggtcaaggcccaggGTTTCCCTGCCCCTACCGCCATTCAGTCCCAGGGTTGGCCCATGGCTCTTTCGGGTCGCGATGTCGTCGGTATTGCCGAGACCGGTTCCGGAAAGACCCTCACCTACTGCCTTCCTTCCATCGTCCACATCAACGCCCAGCCCCTCCTCGCCCCTGGCGATGGTCCTATTGTCCTGGTCCTCGCTCCCACCCGTGAGCTTGCTGTCCAGATTAAGCAAGAAATCGACAAGTTCGGCCGATCATCTCGCATCCGCAACACTTGCGTCTACGGTGGTGTTCCCAAGGGTCCTCAAATCCGTGACCTCTCCAGGGGTGTCGAGGTTTGCATTGCCACTCCTGGCCGTCTGATTGATATGCTCGAGGCTGGCAAGACCAACCTCCGCCGAGTCACCTACCTTGTgctcgacgaggctgatCGCATGCTGGACATGGGTTTCGAGCCCCAGATCCGCAAGATCATCAGCCAGATCCGACCCGACCGACAGACTCTGATGTGGTCTGCTACCTGGCCCAAGGAGGTTCGCGCCCTCGCCACCGACTTCCTTCAGGACTTCATCCAGGTCAACATTGGTTCCATGGACCTTGCTGCCAACCACCGAATCACTCAGATCGTCGAGGTTGTCACGGACATGGAGAAGCGTGACCGCATGATCAAGCATCTCGagaaggtgatggagaacaaggagaacaagatcCTCATCTTTGTTGGCACAAAGCGTGTCGCCGATGACATTACTCGATTCCTCCGCCAGGATGGCTGGCCCGCGCTTT CCATCCACGGTGATAAGCAACAGAACGAGCGCGACTGGGTCCTGGACCAGTTCAAGTCGGCGAAGTCCCCCATCATGGTGGCCACAGACGTGGCCTCGCGTGGTATTG ATGTGCGCAACATCACTCATGTGTTGAACTACGACTACCCCAATAACTCGGAGGACTACATTCACCGAATTGGCCGTACTGGCCGTGCCGGTGCCAAGGGTACCGCTATTACCTTTTTCACCACTGACA ACCAGAAGCAAGCTCGTGACCTCGTCAACGTTCTCcaggaggccaagcagcagatCGACCCCCGTCTTGTTGAGATGACCCGCTACGGCGGAGGCGGTGGCCGCGGTTACGGTGGATGGGGACGTGGCCGCGGCGGTGGCAGAG ccaacgccaacaacatgCCCATCGGTAACCGTCGGTGGTAA
- a CDS encoding Kynureninase, which yields MSDQSRLFGRDLAAQLDRDDVLRHLRDEFNIPSKTDVARSTLPPDTTTGKLMFLSMPRSAIYLVGNSLGLQPKRTAERIQQYLATWRTQGVQGHFKPLKGSPLPTWLDVDARAAEMIAPIVGAQVSEVAVMQTLTANLHFLMAAFYKPDIKGRHKIILESKAFPSDHYAVETQIRHHGLRPEDSMITLEPPNSEDILSNEYVESVIAEHASTTAVLLLPGIQYYSGQLLDIPHLTAFARERGIFVIWDLAHAVGNVPLSLHDWSVDAAAWCTYKYLNGGPGCIGGLFVHERHTQVDDDGKHNVRLAGWWGNDKKNRFAMRPGFKPVPGAAGFQLSNPSVLDITSLCASLEVFDLAGGLAPLRAKSRKLTAYLVSELYRLPEDMGGYWRIITPGEEDRRGAQISVLLADGLLDDVMAGLERRGVLVDERRPNVIRVAPAPLYNTFKDCWDFVVAFKGALEEALDSKWKREQMDE from the exons ATGAGTGACCAGTCTAGGCTCTTCGGCCGGGATCTTGCGGCCCAGCTTGACCGTGATGACGTTCTCCGTCACCTCCGCGATGAGTTCAACATCCCCTCCAAGACCGACGTAGCACGGAGCACCCTACCCCCTGATACCACCACGGGCAAGTTGATGTTCCTCTCAATGCCTCGATCC GCAATCTACCTTGTGGGCAATTCGCTCGGTCTCCAACCCAAGCGCACCGCCGAACGCATCCAGCAGTACCTTGCGACATGGCGCACTCAGGGCGTCCAGGGGCACTTCAAGCCACTCAAGGGCTCTCCGCTACCGACGTGGCTCGATGTCGATGCTCGCGCTGCCGAGATGATTGCGCCTATCGTCGGGGCGCAGGTCAGCGAGGTGGCAGTCATGCAGACCTTGACGGCGAACCTGCACTTTTTGATGGCGGCTTTCTATAAGCCGGATATCAAGGGGCGCCATAAGATTATACTAGAGAGCAAAGCGTTTCCCAGTGACCAC TATGCCGTCGAGACGCAAAtacgccatcatggcctccgTCCCGAAGACTCCATGATCACCCTCGAGCCTCCCAACTCGGAAGACATCCTCTCCAACGAATACGTCGAGTCCGTCATCGCCGAACACGCCTCAACCAccgccgtcctcctcctccctggCATCCAGTATTACTCGGGCCAGCTGCTCGACATCCCGCATCTGACGGCCTTTGCTCGCGAACGTGGCATATTTGTCATCTGGGACCTCGCCCACGCTGTTGGAAACGTGCCGCTCTCGCTACATGACTGGTCCGTCGATGCTGCCGCTTGGTGCACCTACAAGTACCTCAATGGCGGACCGGGCTGCATCGGCGGCCTGTTTGTCCATGAGCGGCATACAcaggttgacgatgatggaaagCACAACGTGAGGCTCGCTGGATGGTGGGGAAACGACAAGAAGAACCGCTTCGCTATGAGGCCAGGCTTCAAGCCCGTCCCTGGAGCAGCAGGCTTCCAACTGAGTAACCCCTCTGTCCTAGACATAACGTCACTCTGCGCCTCCCTCGAAGTCTTCGACCTCGCCGGCGGCTTGGCCCCCCTTCGCGCCAAGAGCAGGAAGCTAACAGCCTACCTCGTCTCGGAACTATACCGCCTACCAGAGGACATGGGAGGATACTGGCGCATCATCACGCCGGGCGAAGAGGACCGACGAGGTGCGCAGATAAGCGTGTTACTTGCGGATGGACTGCTGGACGATGTGATGGCCGGACTGGAGAGAAGGGGGGTCTTGGTTGACGAGAGGAGGCCGAATGTGATCCGTGTTGCTCCAGCGCCTCTATACAATACCTTCAAGGACTGCTGGGACTTTGTGGTGGCGTTCAAGGGGGCTCTTGAGGAGGCGTTGGATTCCAAGTGGAAGAGAGAACAAATGGACGAGTAG